A stretch of DNA from Juglans microcarpa x Juglans regia isolate MS1-56 chromosome 5D, Jm3101_v1.0, whole genome shotgun sequence:
GAGGCTAAAGACAGAGAAAGAGAAGTTTGAGGTGCAAGCAAAAGCTCTGAGTACTCAATCAGGAGGTTTGCCTCATTATTCTGCAATCCCAGCTACATTTTCTGCCCCAGGCCAATTTATTGGCAACAAGCCAGTGCCATTTATTGGGTACCCTGGAGTTTCCATGTGGCAGTTCATGCCACCATCTTCTTTTGATACCTCACAAGACCACGTTCTTCGCCCCCAGTTGCATGAATATGCaggcttaattttttttattatgcaaTCCTTTATGCATAAGGAAGTCTCTGTTCATCTTGTTATCTCCAAATCTATGAGGGTTGAAATTATAACACTAGATTAGTTGGATGATAAGTCTTATTCAAGATTTTGGAACTGCCATCTCAATGGCCTGGATGTTCTTGAGGAAAGAGTTTTTTACCTTGAGCGCACGTTTTGATATAATTTTCGAAATGGATAGaagctatttttattttagaaaaaagttTATCTTGTTACAGTTATGAGGCCCTAATCCTGAACATGTGGCTTTGAATATGCTTGTTGATTTACGATATCAAGTAGTTAATGTGTGAAGTTTACAGATCAGTTTATCTACGGAGTAGTTTCAGATTTGATAGCTTAGTGTCTGTTTGGGATTGCTATAGGTAATAGATCGAGCTTTTACTATAAAAGGCTCTACTATTGAAAAGTTGTTATTTCTTTGATAAACATACGTCTAAAATGGAGAGAGTCGAAAATAGAGGTCTGATTGGCATAACTCCAAATTCCAAAATGGAGGTCTGGAGTTCGAAACCGCCCTCCACCAAatgtatcaaaataaaaaaagttagttATGGTAGTTTTTATATTATCTACGAGagttttttaagaattttataatcttccaaaaactcaaaatcatACGGGCACCACAAATGCTAAAAGAGGACCAGACCAAAAGTgcattattttttccatttagtAGCAGCTATCTCTGTTCCACACCGCATGTTGTTTTCTCGGTTCTTACAGATCTTCATCTGAAAACACAGTTCCTAGTGCCTAACCGGAGGACTTCATTAACGAACCTATCGATAACATTGTTCTTAACAGGGTAATTTGAACCCCATGTATTTCCCAGACACATAGTTCCTCCAAACATCAAGAGCTCCAAAGCTCGTCATCAGAACGGTACTCAAAGCCATCACAATGCCGACTGAGAACACGATGAGAGATGCCCTACCATATTGACGAACTGCGCTCTGCACCACCCCCAATCCGAGAAGTGAAGCGGCGAAACAGATGACAGCAAAGATAAGGGCAGTGTGCGTGTGTTCCATTCCTAACATTACATACTGCAATGCCGACATGGTAGATGAGAAGAAAACCATGAAAGAACAAGTCGCCGCTGTTATCTGTACCGAGATTTGAAAGCAAATAAGCATTACTGGCAGTACTTTAAtgtcaaaaatttaaattgatgagaAGATGTAActtcaattatttaattatactCTTAACagaaatgataatgataatgattgGACTCGGAGGTTACCTGGGGTGCTATTCCAACCTGAAGAAGAAGTGGGCTTATGAGCATTCCACCTCCAATTCCAAAGACACCTCCCAAAATCCCTGCTAATAATGCCATTCGTGGGAAGAGAAGTTTTCTTGCTGGTCCATCTCTAATCAGTTCTTCTTCGTCCTTCAGAATTAAGAGTAAAAGTTTAGGCTAATCGAAGTATAAACATTTTAATCCAAGTAAATCCTGGAAACTGGtattcacacttttttttttttttttcaatcacctCATGGTCCGAACCCTGACTTTTAACTCTTTCCTTCTTGCAGAGGATCCAGGAGGTGAAAATCACGGCCAAAGGAATTTGGAATGATGAGATAATCCAGTAAGCTGCTCCACAAGGTTCTATTTGAATCATACCCTGTACATACATTACAGGGAAACTGAGAATCATACATTGAGTAATTGGTATTCAAGTTAAACAATTGAAGGTTTTTACCTGCTGTCTTATGCACATCCCAGAGTTGATCCCCTTCTGACTTTATGGTAAAAAGTCTGTATCTCAAATTATATGTTTCCAATTTTAAAGAATGTCCCAAAATGCTAACTTTATAACACTGAAAACATTTGatcctttatttttatcatatcttCTTGAACTTTATGATTCGTTTTAAAAGTTGGGCCAGCAATTGAATATTCAAACTATTTTTCGTACGAAGAATATTATATCTAAGCATTTTAACTACAATCAAGACATTTAGTTTGAGGTAtcttttatagtatattatatgcTGTCCTTTTCATGTCATGTGTTGGAAACAAGACACTTGATCTTGAAATGTtagttattcttttttttttttttttttttttttttgtttttgaaattgCTCTTGAGATAGttaagagagaagagaaaagaatgtTGAAGAAACAAAATACAAGGAATGCATGAGATCCACAAATAAACGTGGTGGTCGTGGATGCAACTTTCCCTCATGGTGGGTGTCGTCAATTCCAAGGGACCACGAATCCACTGGGACTTCCCAATTAATTACATGGCAGCAATTCCATTAGTCatgaattattaaaaagtagCTTGATTTTATAAAGTTAATGGACCATCAAGTTAAGATGTTTCGAAATGGAGTGGCGATTTCTAACCATCCCATTTAATGATTGTATATATGCAAAGTAATTCGAAAAGCCAACGAGGAATACAATCCGTTCATTTTGAAGTTCAAGATTAACACGTACAGAAAAGGATGGGTTAGAAATGGAGCAGCCTGTACCTGTCCATGCCGATCACCACGAAGAAGATAGAGACCAAAGAAGGAAAACCAGACCAGAACCAAGACCCCAATTTTCATCCATGGAAACCTCAATTTGCAGCCTCCTTTCACACCCAAAAGAGGTTCTTTTGCAGTTTTGATCCCTTCGCTTTCATCAAAAGTCCCATCTTTAACCAACCcgttttctaatttttcacaCTCATTTCTCCTCAGCTCTTCAGACTCCATTGTCCAATGCAAAACGCCATTTTTGCAGGTCTTTGAGGTGGACCAAGCAAGAAAAGTAGCAAAAAGCATAGTAATAAGCCATTCTGGGAACACGAGGTTGCAAATCACACCTATACTCACTCCTAATAACATACATGGCTCTGAAAGGAGTGCTATATCAAAGTCAATCAAAATCTTGCCACCAAACTTGGAACTGGTGGTGCACAAGTTGCACATAACATTTGCAACTGACCCACCTGTGACCATGAAAGCTGAGAAACTTGAGGCTGTCTTGAGGTCTACGCCTGCTACTATAGTCAGTATGGGTATGAAAAGCCCACCACCACCAATCCCTCCCGCACTAGATATAGAGGCAGCTATGAAGCAAAGAACTCCTGCCAGAACAACAGGGGTTGATAATTTCAGCTGGGTTTCTTGGGACTGTGTTTGGTGATTCCTCCATTGatatagtttatttattaattgGTCAAATCTGAGGTCATAGGAGATGGATTCTGTTTGTTTTGCATGAGAATGATTGAGGATGGTGAAAAGGATAAGGGGAAGAACAAACCATGGAAGACTATGGTTCTTCATTTGTTTGGGGATGCTTGAAGGTGGTGTCTCCAGATGAACTGCATTAGTGTGTTAAATAACAACAAGTAGAAGTGCTTCATGGCAGTTGTGAGGAAGACGACAGAAATGACCACATCAAATAGACAGAGAGGAAATGGCTGTGATGTTTCTCGTATCAATCCAGTGGTCGTTAGGCACGTACCATGCTTggttcataaaatataaaaaaatacctcGCCATGgggatctaaaaaaaaaaaaaaaaaaaatggcgagtgtatttaaaatttttcttttttcttctattttcttttcaatattttttcaatattcttaattataaagaaaaaaaattaaaaaaatacacaactttaTTAGTAGTCACttatttaaccattaagtaaaaaaaaaattaaaataattaagcgATAAGTTTAAACGATAAGTTTGATATGGTCCactaacattttcattttaaaaaaaatggattttgatCTTTCACTAAAGAAAGACTAGATGAGAGGGATTAGGACGAGAATTAGGAAGACTAGGAACCACAGCTTGTACCcacctttttgtttttgacGACGATGACTAGttgcaaaaacaaaatgaaattttggttCTACTTTAaggagggttttttttttatatttttttaaattataagaagGAAGAGATATAGATAGAAAGGGTTAGCATTGCAGTGGCGGGGATCCCGTGGCTTTTTGTAgtgaaagaataaaagaatagtGGACAGTTTTTGTAGGAGAGGTTTATGTCGAAAAAGAGACTCGTTAATTAATGTTGTAATTAAGAGACTTTTCATATGGAAAACGTTAGAATGAttactctcttattttttaattgaacgAAAATGATTTCCCTCTTAAGATTCAAAAGGCAGTCGATCAGACTAGTAGAATATGTTAATAAAAGCTTAAACAACTAccattaaaaagtaaaaagtacattaaaattaagttaatttcTATTAGCAGGCCAATTGAAAGCTAATTCAAAAACCACTtgcatctaatcattatctgaTTGATATTTGGTATCACTTAAGTTAATGCCTTCCATTTCTATACAAAAATGATTGAAATTTCGTGCACTGCAACACAATTTTATCTCCAATTCTATAAatagtgtttttcttttaaatttttttaaaaagataacgatatcctaattttatttaaagactttataaatttattaatacacTTCACTTGTGACagaataaaattgtaattacaaCCGTACATAAATAAGTTGTCTCCAACAAGGACGTTGCAGTATAGCTGAAAGCCCTGAAGGCAAGCGGGTCGATCGCTTGCATGCAGTCACGTGCTGCAACAGGAAGGAAGCTGCTCTGCACTTCACATGTGAGCAGCTTAAACTTTAAAGGATCGTTGAAGCCATGGGAAGTACCGTCCTGACTCCTCACCGGGCCAACTGACACAATTTCGGAAATGAAAGAACATTTGCTCTAACAAAGTATTTTGGCCGAATTACccaattcaaaatgaaaaatgactgcatacaatatttttcataatattttacacaattatattttaaataatagatatttttgtaaaacatcatataaaagtaacattattttataaaaatatcttcatcttataacacattattgtaaaatattttataaaaatgtgttgtatatatcattacttattCAAAATTTGGGAAATTTTCAGTGTAGAATTTAAAAGTCTAAAGCAAATTAAGACAATGAGTTCAATGCATATGTCACCCACTTTTTAGGTTCCGTTCACCCACTTGCTGCAGGTTATTTTGtttgcttgtttgttttttctcccttttttgcAGTTAGGCTTGCAACCTGGTCTGTTACAGTTGGGTTTGCATCTGACCCAATCCGAGTATACTCATTTAAGGTGCTAACCTGATCCGGTCTGACTCGAAGAAAATCAAATCAGGTCGAACCCATATGACCCAACTTTTTAAAAACATCATTTACTCTTCTTGCTTCCAAAACCAACTTATTCACAAAAATTACAGAATCACAAACCTAATACTAGGATTGGTCTTGGACTCTTGGCAACAACGTAGAGTCTAGACATGGCTTCTTTGCTTTGTTCGACTCCAAGTGCTCTTCAACATAATCGTAGGAGTTTCTGCTTCTCTCTTTTGAAGCTGACTTCTCCAACAAATCTCTGTATCTTCACGAACCGTTTCAAATATAACTATTTCCTGTTTTATGATATGGGTTTTGGCAATTTTAGAGAGTTTCTGTGGAACTTTCCGAGATGCAAAAGTGGATGCTAGCTGGGAGTTGAATCTAAACACACATACCTCTGTCAATCCTTGCACCTTGCAGAGAACAAAGACGAAGAGCTTCAACTTGGTCAGCAAAATGGTTGAAGTAACcactgttatttttttcttctcttccattttccCTCCAAACAGCATCCCAACTCTCTCCATATTTCTCTCATCCCAGTTGcctttctctccatttcttttttctaccCATCCTCACTctgtttttcctctctctttgttGCCCACTCTTCCTCTGTGATTGCCGACGCTGACCACCACCTCATCACATGAAAACACAACCGCAAGTCACATCTCAGACCAATGACTTCTACGCCGCACCACTGCACGTTGTGTCTCTCTACTATGTGCCCAATGCCAGGTTCCGTCGCTCCTTTACTCTGTAGTGGCTCTATTTATTCCAACCAGAGAAAATACTTCGTTCAATACTCCTGGTGGGCAATCACGTGGATGCATTGGAATGATGGTTGTAGAGAAATCCTTGGCAATCAGCGACCTTATCTGGAAGGTCTGAGtgaaaatctaaaatctatCTTGGGCTTGAGGGTGGCTAGGGTTGGAGAACTAAACAGTGAAGAGTGAAGAGATAAGGGTGATTTATAATCAGACGGGTTGAAACATAAATAGAAACCCGTTGACTAGTCGAGTTGGAGACCCGATCAGAAATAACTCGATAAAATTCGGGTCGAATCGACCATTTTAATCGGGCCCACCAATTGTTCAGGTCATAAGCACATCCCTAGTTGCAGTTGAATTGCATGCAGAGGATGAGTTTAGATATCGTCCAGGGTAGGTATTGATAGCTAATTAGATGTTTGGAAATAGGGGTAAAGCATGGGTCACACTAGGCTTCGAATGTATCAATGCTATAAGATTTTGGCTATCATATATGACTGAGTCAATTAACTTATGTTGGACTATAAGTTTATGAGAAGATCAAGCTCAACTCACGAgcatattctaaaaaaattagtCAAAGTTATAATTGAAGTTCCTTTGAATCATTAAAAATTGTAAGAAATTTTATCCTTAAGCATTATGGAATCGATCACATTCACCACCCTTCTACATAGTTTGGGTATTACAATTGCAGCAACACCCTCAAATTTGTAACTTCCTTATTGAATCATTTTGTCCATTCAGTTCTAGCACGATTAAAGTTAATATTTCAATATCCTAACTTTATAGAAATGCAGTGATCAATAAGATCtcatattgtttaaaaaaaaattcttatttttgtatAACAATCTTAGGagtttacaattaaaattttaataggtCCTTTTAGATTATAAGTCTAGTTCATGTGGTTTGAGCTTTCCTTGTATCTTTACAAATGATATCAAGGTCAATTTCAACCAAAAGTGTGAGATTTGAgccatgacaaaaaaaaaaaaaaaaaaaaaaaaaaaagaaagaaaaagaaaaaagaagatgaaatgagCTAATGTAGCATCCGAGATTTTAGTGGAAAGATAATAAAACATTGACTTTATAAAAGGTGGATGGATGATCCTATGTTGCTAGAGAGGGATAATTTCTTGTAGTTAAGATAATTAATTTTAGAAGTTCCTATTTGTAACCTTGGCCAATTTTTTTGGAGCACGTATAATCTAACTTCTCTCAGGATCGATGGAGTCCAacctattaatatatattaaggtAGCTAAAATGTAACAAGTGAGGATACACCAGAGGCCTAATGCGGACCATGCTTTACATTGTGTTAATGTAAAATGAGTGTGTTGGCATATTCATGTgacaaattatattaaattgtgTTGTAATTTGTTGGGTGATAAGTGGCTGAAGAAAACTGATAAAAAGACAAGGGATGGAAGTAAGCTCGACTATTCGCTCGAGTGAATCTCATACAGAGagctcgctcgacactcgctttGCAGAAATTCAtatagagagttcgctcaacactcgttcgacgtggcgctcgagcggtaTCTCAAACATAAAGTTCGATTGACATGCGCTCAACTCATGACCCGAGCAATGCTTGAATACAACGTGCAATCGACACTCGCTTGACACCCCACTTGAGtgaatgttaaaaaattttactttgaTTAGGATTATGTAAAATCACCATTTGTCCTAAAAGTTTAATCATATGTGAATATgtggattttattatttatttttatatcttaacattccCATTCACGTGTGAGCCATACTTCCTCTCAAAGGATGACCcaacacgtaaaatatttagttaaatAGATAGAGTATAGAGTTATGGTTCGAACTTAGGACATCTACTCTAATATTATGTGAAATAaccacttgtctcaaaagtttaaattaatgGGAAGATGtagcttttattatttatttttatatctttacgGGACGTTGTACAACAACACATGCTATAAAAGGAAACTTCAGCTCATTTCAAGGGAGTGGAGATACAGTGCAACAGTTGAAGCTTTGAGTTGAGAATACTTGAGAGTCTTTGAAATTCCATTCCACATCCAAGGCTCATTTCCTCTTGAAAATTATATCTCCATCTTACTGCACTTAACAAACACTTTTGAGTCCATTGGGGTGGACTTGTTCTTTGGCCAGAGGGGATTCTGGAGCTGCTGTTGAAGctgagatcgagaggttctcatGGTGAAGCTATAGAAAGGCTGGAGGTCTAAAACTGCATGTGTGCAGAGATCGAATGGGTCACTCATGGTATTGTAAACCAGATTTAACTACTACAAAGGTCTTGTAACAAACTAAAtctctatagtggattttaaaTAGTAACTTACACCAGAagtgattttagattttgaagatgcTTTTCAAATGAATTTCCAGTTCGTGACCaaattgttgttttggttatttttttgtgaattgttTTATTGATCGACTGTTTGTTTGACAACATTGTTAAATAGTTCAATAGAAATGAAAAACACCTACTCACCCTTCTAGCTGTTGTGTTAGCTAGGTTAGAACGACTTATTTTTCACATtgcattttttaacatcttagcTAGCTATCAAAGAGACAACCTGGGGAGCGGTCCCGCTGCTCCCCTTCATGAACCAACCTTCCAATGGTTGTATGTCACGTAAACATTTTACAGTGTTTAATCTACATTTACATACACTTGATCAGAGACCCATACAACCCCCCTCACTCATTCGTCTTCCATACCATCGCAACCCATACGAAATCTCATGCCACACTCATCCCCGACAGCGCTTGACCCAGACGGTGGCGAGGACGAAGCTCGACTCAAATGGTGACGGAGCTCGGTAATTTGCCAATATTGAGTTCTCAGTACGTTAGTACCCACGATTAATTAGTAACATGCATG
This window harbors:
- the LOC121264364 gene encoding sulfite exporter TauE/SafE family protein 2-like isoform X1 yields the protein MKNHSLPWFVLPLILFTILNHSHAKQTESISYDLRFDQLINKLYQWRNHQTQSQETQLKLSTPVVLAGVLCFIAASISSAGGIGGGGLFIPILTIVAGVDLKTASSFSAFMVTGGSVANVMCNLCTTSSKFGGKILIDFDIALLSEPCMLLGVSIGVICNLVFPEWLITMLFATFLAWSTSKTCKNGVLHWTMESEELRRNECEKLENGLVKDGTFDESEGIKTAKEPLLGVKGGCKLRFPWMKIGVLVLVWFSFFGLYLLRGDRHGQGMIQIEPCGAAYWIISSFQIPLAVIFTSWILCKKERVKSQGSDHEVIEKKDEEELIRDGPARKLLFPRMALLAGILGGVFGIGGGMLISPLLLQVGIAPQITAATCSFMVFFSSTMSALQYVMLGMEHTHTALIFAVICFAASLLGLGVVQSAVRQYGRASLIVFSVGIVMALSTVLMTSFGALDVWRNYVSGKYMGFKLPC
- the LOC121264364 gene encoding sulfite exporter TauE/SafE family protein 2-like isoform X2; translation: MKNHSLPWFVLPLILFTILNHSHAKQTESISYDLRFDQLINKLYQWRNHQTQSQETQLKLSTPVVLAGVLCFIAASISSAGGIGGGGLFIPILTIVAGVDLKTASSFSAFMVTGGSVANVMCNLCTTSSKFGGKILIDFDIALLSEPCMLLGVSIGVICNLVFPEWLITMLFATFLAWSTSKTCKNGVLHWTMESEELRRNECEKLENGLVKDGTFDESEGIKTAKEPLLGVKGGCKLRFPWMKIGVLVLVWFSFFGLYLLRGDRHGQGMIQIEPCGAAYWIISSFQIPLAVIFTSWILCKKERVKSQGSDHEDEEELIRDGPARKLLFPRMALLAGILGGVFGIGGGMLISPLLLQVGIAPQITAATCSFMVFFSSTMSALQYVMLGMEHTHTALIFAVICFAASLLGLGVVQSAVRQYGRASLIVFSVGIVMALSTVLMTSFGALDVWRNYVSGKYMGFKLPC